One region of Vigna angularis cultivar LongXiaoDou No.4 chromosome 10, ASM1680809v1, whole genome shotgun sequence genomic DNA includes:
- the LOC108335990 gene encoding plastidal glycolate/glycerate translocator 1, chloroplastic, with product MGTPESCKSEELCTELLQSQTGVTSISTESVTQTLRLRVFGVLHWVVSLGLILATDFLLKKAFAAASIEFPSALFGMFCIFSVLIILDYAVPSAAVAFEKFFEPGIVFIQRWLPLFYVPYLVVLPLSLKEIPASSAIKICLIVVGGWLATLCVTGLTAIGVRKAVKTELLDAEPMEKPSPFSSIEVCAWTGVLLISFAASLVFPIALGTRARTYLPFLLASTVLGYMIGSGLPSSLKKVFHPIIFCAASAELAAIALGFLSKSGLDAVLGYYFTNSSSNPGAGDILMGFLGSVILSFAFAMFKQKKLVKRHAAEIFTSVIISTIFSLYSTAIVGRLLSLEQSLTVSILPRCITVALAVSIVSFFEGANASVTAAAVVVTGLVGANFVQSTLDKLRLRDPIARGIATASSCHGLGTAALSAKEPEALPFCAIAYALNGIFGSILCSIPAFRQSLLAVIG from the exons ATGGGTACCCCAGAAAGTTGCAAAAGTGAAGAACTTTGCACAGAGCTACTCCAATCCCAAACTGGGGTCACTTCCATTTCCACTGAGTCTGTCACCCAAACTTTGCGTCTTCGAGTGTTTGGGGTGCTGCATTGGGTTGTTTCCCTTGGCCTCATTCTGGCCACTGACTTTCTCTTGAAAAAAGCCTTTGCAGCAGCTTCAATTGAGTTCCCAAGTGCCTTGTTTGGGATGTTCTGTATTTTCTCTGTTCTGATTATTCTTGATTATGCTGTGCCCTCTGCTGCTGTGGCCTTCGAGAAGTTCTTCGAACCGGGAATTGTTTTCATCCAGAGATGGCTCCCTTTGTTCTATGTTCCCTATTTGGTTGTGCTTCCCCTTTCTCTTAAAGAGATTCCCGCTTCTTCTGCAATCAAAATCTGCCTTATTGTAG TTGGAGGATGGCTAGCTACACTTTGTGTAACTGGTTTGACAGCTATAGGTGTGAGGAAAGCTGTGAAGACAGAATTGTTAGATGCTGAGCCTATGGAGAAGCCATCTCCATTTTCTTCGATTGAAGTGTGTGCATGGACTGGGGTTCTTCTTATATCCTTTGCTGCTTCATTGGTTTTTCCAATAGCATTGGGGACAAGAGCCAGAACATATCTTCCATTCTTGCTTGCGTCAACAGTTTTAGGCTACATGATTGGTTCAGG ATTGCCATCAAGCTTGAAGAAGGTCTTCCACCCAATAATTTTTTGTGCAGCATCTGCAGAGCTAGCAGCAATTGCTTTGGGGTTTCTTTCTAAGTCAGGGCTTGATGCTGTTTTAG GATATTATTTTACAAACTCATCATCTAATCCGGGTGCCGGTGACATTCTAATGGGATTTTTGGGATCTGTTATTCTCTCATTTGCCTTCGCTATGTTCAAACAAAAAAAG CTTGTAAAGAGGCATGCAGCAGAGATTTTCACCTCTGTCATAATCTCTACCATATTCTCATTGTACTCAACTGCTATTGTTGGACGTCTACTTTCTCTAGAACAATCATTAACCGTATCCATTCTACCCAGATGTATAACAGTGGCGTTGGCCGTCAGCATTGTGTCATTTTTTGAAG GTGCCAATGCATCAGTCACAGCAGCTGCAGTTGTAGTGACTGGTTTAGTTGGTGCAAATTTTGTGCAATCAACACTTGATAAACTCCGTCTTCGTGACCCAATTGCTCGTGGCATAGCAACCGCTTCAAG TTGTCATGGGCTTGGAACAGCAGCTTTATCTGCTAAGGAACCTGAGGCTCTTCCATTTTGTGCCATTGCTTATGCTCTGAATGGGATATTTGGATCTATACTTTGCTCAATTCCTGCATTCAGACAAAGTTTGCTTGCAGTAATCGGCTGA